The DNA segment CCACTTCGGATCGCGCTTCTCGATGAACGCGTCGATCCCTTCCACCGTGTCGGCCTCCATCATGTTCGAGGCCATGGTGTCGCCGGCGAACTTGTAGGCGTCGGGAAGCTCCATGCGCAGCTGCTTCTCGAACATCTGCTTGCCCGTGCGCACCGCGACGGGCAGCTGCGCGGAGAGCTTCTTCGCGAGCTTCGCGACTTCGGCGTCGAGCTCGGCGAGCGGCACGGCACGGTTGACGAGGCCGACGCTCTCGGCGGTCTTGGCGTCGATCATGTCGCCGGTGAAGAGCAGCTCGAAGGCGCGCTTCTTCCCGATCGCGCGGGACACGGCCACGCTCGGCGTCGAGCAGAACAGGCCGAGGTTGATGCCCGTGGTGCCGAAGCGCGCGTTCTCGCTCGCGAGCGCGAGATCGCAGCTCGCGACGAGCTGCGCGCCGGCCGCGGTCGCGACGCCGTGCACGCGCGCGATCACCGGCTTCGGCAGCGCGACGACCTGCTGCATCATGCGCCCGCAGCGCCCGAACAGATCCTCGTAATAACTCTGGCGCGGGTTCGCGCGCATCTCCTTCAGGTCGTGCCCCGCGCAGAACGCGCGGCCGGCGCCGGCGAGCACGACCACGCGCACCGTCTCGTCGCTCGCGATGCGCGTCAGCTCGCCCGAGAGCGCGTCGATCAGCGCTTCGCTCAGCGAGTTGAACTGATCGGGGCGGTTCAGCGTGAGCGTGGCCACCCCGTCCTTGTCCTCGCGCAGCAGCACGGGTGCGTCGGTCATCTCAGCCTCCGAACTCTTTGCAGAGCTCTTCGTCGCTCATCGCGATCAGGCGGTCCGTGTAGCCGTGGAAGCGCTGACCGCCGCTCTCGTTGCGGCCGAACAGTACGTGCGTGCGTGCGCCGCTCTGCAGCGCGCGCTGCTGGCGCAGACCCGTCGCGTAGTCCTCTTCCCTGACCACGAACTCGAGCATCCCGAACATCTTGTCCGCGCTCTCGCGCTGCTCGTCGGTCGGCGGCTTCTCCATCAAGTAGTTCTGGACCGTGTACGACTCGAGCGCGCTCTCGCCGGGGAAGAGCTGCGAGATCATCACGCCGCGCCCGCCGCCGTCGAACGACGCGATCGAGATGTGCGGGAAGATCGTCCACACACCGCTCATCAGAGCCGCGTCCGGCCACTCCTCGGGCGCCTTCAGCTCGTTCGACGACGCGGTGCCCGCGCCCACTTGGTCGACGCGCGTGGGCGCGTTGCGGCCGAGCGCGGTCACGCGCTGGTGCGGGCCCCACGGGTAGTAGAGCGCGCGGTTCGGCATGTCGGGGCCGAAGGTGTTCTTGTGAAGGATGGGGAGGTGATAGAGATCGAGATAGCCGTCGTAGGCGATCTTCCAGTTAGGACCCTTCAGCGTGCGGCGCGCGAAGAAGTACCAGGACTCGAAGCCGAAGCCGCCGAGCATCTCGTCGTAGCCGCACAGGAAGTTCTCGATCGAGAGCTTGGAGTTGCGATCGAGAATCACCCAGATCAGGCCCGCGCGTTCGAGCGTCGGCAGAGTGATTAGGCCGTGCGTCGCGCGGTCGACTTTGCCGAAGTCCTTCTCTTGGAAGACGCCCGTGAGCTTGCCTTCGAGGTCGTAGGCCCAGGCGTGATACGGGCAGGTGAAGCGCCGCGCGTTGCCGCACGTCTCGGTGATGATCTGCGCGCCGCGGTGCGCGCACGAGTTCACGAACGCGCGCGCGACGCCGTCGGTCCCGCGCGCGATCAGCACGGGTACAGAGGCCGCCTCGATCGACTTGTAGTCGCCAGCCTTCGGCAGCTCGCACGACGCCGCGAGCATCAGCGGCACGCGCTTGAAGATCTTCTCCTTCTCGAGCTTCGCGCGCTCTTCGCTGAGGTAGTGCTGCGCCGGGATGCGCAGCACGTCGGGCGCCTGCTCGACTCGATCCTCCTGCGTGAGGGTCACCATGTGCTTCGCCATCTCGATCAGCTTCGCGCGGGACATGTCGGCGCCTCCGTTGCACACGTGCAACCTTAGGCCGCAGTCTACGCCGCTGACCTAGCGTGCGGCACCCGCGCGCCCTGCGGCGCGCCGCCACGAGGAGGCCCCCATGCCCGGCGACCTGACTTGGCTCGCGCAGCATCGCGAAGACGTGCTCGAGCCCGAGCTCGCGATCTGCGATCCGCACCACCACCTGTGGGACCGCGTCAGCCACAGCGAGCGCTTCCTGCTCGACGAGCTGCTCGCCGAGTTCGGCGGGCATCGCGTGGTGAGCACCGTGTTCGTCGAGTGCGCCGCGTTCTATCGCGCGGACGGCGACGAGGCGCTGCGCTTCGTGGGCGAGACGGAGTTCGTGCAGGGCGTCGCGGCGATGAGCGCGAGCGGGCACTACGGCGAAGTGCGCGCGTGCGCGGGCATCGTGAGCCGCGCGGACCTGACACGCGGCGCCGACGTGCCGCGCCTGCTCGACGCGCACATCGCCGCCAGCCCGAACCGCTTCCGCGGCATCCGCCACGCGAGCGCCTTCGACCCGAACCCGGAGATCCGCCGCTCGCACACCGCGCCGCCGGCCGGCTTGTTAGGCGACGCCGCCTTCCGCCGCGGCTTCGCCGAGCTCGAGCGGCGCGGCCTCAGCTTCGACGCCTGGCTCTATCACCACCAGATCCCCGAGCTCACCGCGCTGGCGCGCGCGTTCCCGAACGTGACGATCGTGTTCGATCACTTTGGCGGCCCGCTCGGCATCGGGCCTTATCAGGGCAAGCGCGCCGAGATCTTCGCGCAGTGGAAGCGCGACGTGGCCGAGCTCGCGCGCTGCGAGAACGTCGTCGCGAAGCTCGGCGGCCTGCTCATGGCCATCAACAACTGGGGCTTCGACAAGCGCCCGAAGCCGCCCGGCTCCGAAGAGATCGCCGCCACCACGCGCGACTGGTACCTGCACGCGATCGACCGCTTCGGCCCGAAGCGCTGCATGTTCGAGAGCAACTTCCCGATGGACCGCGTCTCGTGCAGTTATCCCGTGCTGTGGAACAGCTTCAAGCGCATCGCGTCGGGATTCAACGCGGAGGAGAAGAAGGAGATGTTCCGCGGGACGGCGGAGCGGGTGTATCGGATCTAACCCTCCGCCGGACCACCTTCGACCTTTTGCGGGTACGGGATTCGCAGATCCCGCGCGATCTGCTCGATACCGGCTTCGCCCTCAAACGAAGAAAGGTCGATCCCTCGCGTACGCACCTTCTCCCACGAACTTGAGGTGTCGTGATGCCGCCGAATGAAGTCGACCGGAAAGGTGATGAGTTCCGGCGCACGCGATCCGTCCTGCGGTTTCGAGTCACGTCGCCGCTTCGCAGAGAAGTGGCCAACGTTCATGAAGGCAGCAATGAGGTAGTCGAAGGACTCGAGTGTCGAGGACTTCACGGGGAATCCGCGATCGCAATCGGTCGCGAGGCGACTCTTGACCTGAACGCGGATTTGGCGGCCCGAGCGGCGCGAGTCTGGGTGGATGCAGATCAAGTCGTAACCGTCGTTCCCGGGAGGCGCCTTGTACGTGAGAATGTTGCGGCGTAACAAGTGGCCCATGACGAGATGCTCAGCCCCGAGCGCGATTGCCGGGTATCGCGTGAATCGCATCGACGGCATTCGCGGCTTCTACGCCTCCACCCTCGCGTAGTAGTTCTTCGCCCCGATCTTCTTCACGTCGCTGAGCCAGTCGCTGTCGTAGTGCTCGGTCGGGCCTTGCAGCGGATCCACCATCGACCAGGCCTGGCGCTTGTACGTCCAGTTCTCGGGCTGGAGGCGATGCGCGGCGCGGAAGAACGGGCGCGCCGCGGCTTCGTGGCCGTTGCGGTGCAAGTGCTGGCCCAGCTCGAAGTTCGCGGCGGCTTCGGACACCGACTTCGGGCGCGCGGCGGAGCGCTCGATCACCTGCTCAGGTGTTAGGACGTACCTGCTCTTGGCGCCGTTGCGCGCCCAGTCGCGCAGCATCGTGATGGTGGCCTGCAGGTCGATGTCGAGCTTCGACGCTTCGGCCAGCATCTCGCGCATGCGCTGCGGCGTCTCGGGCGGCAGCTCGGTCGCGCCGTAGCCGCGCTCGCGCGGCGCGAAGGCGGGCTCCGCGGGGCGCACGATCATGCCCGCTTCGTCGATCCACACGCTCATCGGCACGTTGATGATGCCGAGCAGCGCGCCGAGCGAGTGCTCGGGATCGAGCAGCTGCGGGTAAGTCGTCTTCGCGTCGTCGATGATCGGCGTCGCGGCGCTCGTGTTCGTGTCCATCGCTACGAGCACGATCTCGACGCCGAGGGGGCGCAGCTCGTTTCGCACCGCCTGCCACACGGGCAGGTCCATGCGGCAGCCTCACCAGCTCGCCCACGAGCACATGAAGACCTTCGTGCCCTTCAGCGAGCCGAGCCGGAACGGGTTGCCGTCGCGCTGCGGCAGCGTGAGATCGGGCGCGACGGCGGTTGTTAGGGCTCGGCCGCCCGACACGGGGCCGAGCGCCCAGAGCTTGTGCGCTTCGCTCGCGACGAGCGCCATGCCGAGCGCGTCCGCGACCGCCGGCACGTTCACGCGGCCATCGCTGCGGCGCGCGCTCGCGGGAACCGGCATGCAGACTTCGGCTTTGCACGCGCCTTCGGGCTTCAGCTCCCAGCCCGTGCCGCGCGCGAACTCGGCGGCGCTGGGATCGAGGCGGTCGAGGATCATGGGCGCTCCTTCGCGAGAGGGGCCAGCTTACGCCAGTGCTGCGAAGGGCGAGGCACTCGACGAACCGCCGCGCCCCCACGCTCGGGGCCCGACCCTTTCTGGCTCGCCGCGCCGATTCCAAGCGCGCCGCTGAGCTACCCCTCGCGCGATGTCGCTCGCGATCCCCACCCCCGAATCGATCACGCCCGCGTTCTTCACCGAGCTGCTGCGCCGCGCGGGGCACGCGGGCGCGACGGTGGCGCGCTTCGACGCGACGCCCGTCGGCACGGGGCAGATCGGGCGCTGCGTGCGCTTCGCGTTCGAGCTCGCCGGCGATGCCGCGGGCGCGCCGCGCACGCTGGTGGGCAAGTTCCCCTCGCTCGACCCGCTCTCGCGCCAAACCGGCGTGCAGCTGCGCAACTACGCGCGCGAGATCTTCTTCTACCGCGAGCTCGCGGCGCGCATCCCGATCGGGAAGCCGCGCTGTTATTACGCCGAGATCGCGGGCGAGGGCCCCGAGTTCGCGCTGATCCTCGAGGACATGGCGCCCGCGCAGCAGGGCGATCAGCTCGCGGGCTGCACGCCCGAGGTCGCGCGCGCAGCGCTCGTGGAGCTCGCGAAGCTGCACGCGCCCACCTGGATGGACGCGCGGCTGCGCGGGCTCGATCTGATCGCCGAGCCGAACGACGAGCGCGCCGCGCAAGGCCGCGACCTCTACGCGGCGATGCTGCCCGCGTTCCTCGCGCGTTTCGCGCCGCGGCTCGAACGCGACGAGCAAGAGATCATCGCGGCCGTCGCGAAATCGCAGGGGCCGCCGCACCGCTACCCCGCCACGCCGTGGGCGCTCGTTCACATCGACTACCGCCTCGACAACCTGCTGATCGACGCGCGCACTTCGCCGCCGCGCGTGAGCGTGGTCGACTGGCAGAGCCTCGTGCTCGGCTCGCCGCTCTCCGACGCCGCGTACTTCCTCGGCGCCTCGCTCTTGCCCGAGGTGCGGCGCCCGATCGAGCGCGAGCTCGTGCGCAGTTACCACGACGCGCTCTGCGCCGGCGGCGTGCGCGGCTACGCATGGGACGCGTGCTGGCAGGACTACCGGCGCGGCGCGTTCGCGGGCTTCGCAGTGACGGTCGTCGCGAGCGTGATCGTTCAGGGGACCGCGCGCGGCAACGACATGTTCACCGCGATGGCGCGCCGCCACGCGCGCCACGCGCTCGATCTCGGCAGCGCGGAGTTTCTGTAACAACGCAAGCGCGGCGCAGCCGAGCGAAGCCCACACGACAGGAATCGCCATGACGCAGATGAACGAGCTCGCCTTCTACACGCTCGCGGGGCAACCGAACTCGCCGCGCGAGCTGATCGACGAGTTGCAGCAGGCCGAGGCGCTCGGCATCGGCGCGTGCTTCATCTCGGAGCGCTTCAACATCAAGGAGGCCGCGACGCTCTCGGGCGCGGTAGGCGCCGTGTCGCGTGAGATCGGCATCGCGACCGCCGCCACGAATCACAACACCCGCCATCCGCTCGTGACGGCGTCGTACGCCATGACGATGCACAAGCTCACGGGCGGACGCTTCTCGCTCGGCCTCGGCCGCGGCATCGCGCCGATGTTCAAGGCGTTCGGGCTCCCGTCCATCACGACCGCGCAGCTCGAGGACTTCGCGAAGCTGATGCGCCGGCTCTGGCGCGGCGAGACGGTGGTGGGCCACGACGGCCCGTGCGGGAAGTTCCCCGTGTTGACACTGGGGCCCGACTACACGGGCGAGATTCCGCTCACCTTCACGGCGTTCGGCCCCAACTCGCTCGCGCTCGGCGGCCGCGCGATGGACGCGGTGGTGCTGCACACGTTCTTCACCGACGAGACGACCGCGCGCTGCGTGCGCGAGGTGAAGGCCGCCGCGGAGAAGGCGGGGCGCGACCCTGCGAAGGTCCGCGTGTGGTCGTGCTTCGCGACGATCGGCGACCACCTGCCCGAGCCGGTGCGCCTCAAGAAGACCGTGGGCCGCATGGCGACGTACCTGCAGGGCTACGGCGAGTTGATGGTGCGCACGAACCGCTGGGATCCCGCGGCGCTCGCGCGCTTCCGCAGCGATCCGCTCGTCGCGAACTTCCGCGGCGCAATCGACGCGCGCGCAACGACCGCGGAGCTCGAGCAGATCGCGAAGCTGATCCCCGCCGAGTGGCTCGCGCCCGCGGCGACGGGCAGCCCTGCGCGCTGCGTCGCGAAGATCCGCGAGCAGCTCGCGCTCGGTTGCGACGGCGTGATCCTGCACGGCGCGAGCCCGACGGACTTGGGGCCGATCGTGCGCGAGTACGCAAAGACGCGGCCGGTGGGGAAGTACGACCACCTGCATGCGAATCCGGCGGCGTGACTCTCGGCAACAGCTCGGCTCCGAAGACTTCGCCTCGCTGCGCGCTGCCTACCGCGCTTGACTTCGCTCGGCTTCGCCTCGCTGCGCGCTGCGCTTGCCGCGTTCGACTCCGCTCGGCTTCGCCTCGCTGCGCGCTGCGCTTGCCGCGTTCGACTTCGCTCGGTTTCGCTTCGCTGCGCGCTGCGCTTGCTCAGCGCTCGAGGTCTCCGCGCCGGTACGAGTAGTCGCTCGGCTTGCGGCCGCCGCGCAGGCCTGCGGGCGAGGCGGTGAAGTAGCCGTCGGCCGCGGGCTCGGTGCGGGCCCAGTCGTTCACCTCGGCGCGGAACGACATCTTCCACACGCCGCCGCGGCGCTCGTAGCGATCGAGGTAGCGGCCCGCGATGAAGAGATCTTCCTCGGCGCCGTTCGTCACGATGCGGTGAAACGCCTGGAAGTAGACCTCGCCGGTGGCGCGGTCGCCGTCGAGCTCGATCAGGATCTGCCCGAGCATGTGGTGGTTCGCGAGGTGGTCCTTGAGCGCGCCCATCGCGAAGCCGACGAAATCGCGCGCGGCGCCGGCGAAGAAGCCGTAGTTCACGCGCGCATCGTCGTGAAACGCGGACGCGACGAGGCCCGGGTCGAGGCGATCGAGCCCGCGCATGTAGGTGGCCGACAGCTCCGCGATCGCCTGCTTCGCCGCGAGCTCTTGCAGCAGCTGCGTGCTCACGGCTGCATCCACTTGTCGAGCGTCAGGTGGAAGCGGCGGATGCGCACTTCCTGATAATTCCCGAGCGTCTGCCCCTTCTTGCGCGCGGTCTTCGCGCCGTCGCGCTGCATGCGCAGGTTGCTCGTGTCCTGGTCGTACACGAACGCGAGGCCGGGATCGAAGCCGTGCACGGTCGTGTACGAGTCGTGCTCGCCGAGCTTCACCACGGGCGCCGGCGGCGGGCGCTCGCCGCTCGCCGGCAGCGGCGCGAGGAAGAGGATCTCGTGGATGCAGGTGTCGGGATCCATTCCGTTCGGGCGGAAGCGGTAGATCATCGGGAGGTTCACGCCGGGGAACAGGAACATGTTCGGGAAGAGGTGGTACTCGATCGAGTCCATCAGCTCGCTCGCGCTGTAGCGCGAGAGGTCCGTGCGGAACTTCTCAGTGAGCCGCGCGCGCACCTTCTCCGCGATCAAGACGCGCGCCGTCGTGCCCTGCGCGAGGCGCTCCGCGCTCTTCTCATCCCACGCGCCCATCAGCTTCAGCATCTCTTCGTCGTCGGGCGGTCGGCGCAGATGCGGGCTCGGCGAGCCGATCGTGTGGATGAAGCGCGTCACGTTCTCGCCGAACACGTCGTACTGCGCGTTCGCGTCACCGGCGGTCCTCAGGCCCTCGGGATGCGTCGCGAGTACGTGGAAGGCCTCGACGAACGCTTCGAGGGTCATCTTCCAGTTCGCGGGAATGATCTTTTCGGTGTGCACCGCGACGTAGCGATCCTCGAGCGGCCACTTCGCGAAGTGCTCCGGCAGGACGCCGATCGCCTCGCGCAGCGGGCGCGCGTTCGGGTCGGGGTTGATGAACACGAAGCCGCCCCACGTCTCCACCTTGGCTTCGTCGGGGCGGAAGGTCTTCTCATCGATGTGCGGAAAATCCCAGCGGCACGGGATTTCGCG comes from the Deltaproteobacteria bacterium genome and includes:
- a CDS encoding enoyl-CoA hydratase, producing the protein MTDAPVLLREDKDGVATLTLNRPDQFNSLSEALIDALSGELTRIASDETVRVVVLAGAGRAFCAGHDLKEMRANPRQSYYEDLFGRCGRMMQQVVALPKPVIARVHGVATAAGAQLVASCDLALASENARFGTTGINLGLFCSTPSVAVSRAIGKKRAFELLFTGDMIDAKTAESVGLVNRAVPLAELDAEVAKLAKKLSAQLPVAVRTGKQMFEKQLRMELPDAYKFAGDTMASNMMEADTVEGIDAFIEKRDPKWKRA
- a CDS encoding aromatic ring-hydroxylating dioxygenase subunit alpha; translated protein: MSRAKLIEMAKHMVTLTQEDRVEQAPDVLRIPAQHYLSEERAKLEKEKIFKRVPLMLAASCELPKAGDYKSIEAASVPVLIARGTDGVARAFVNSCAHRGAQIITETCGNARRFTCPYHAWAYDLEGKLTGVFQEKDFGKVDRATHGLITLPTLERAGLIWVILDRNSKLSIENFLCGYDEMLGGFGFESWYFFARRTLKGPNWKIAYDGYLDLYHLPILHKNTFGPDMPNRALYYPWGPHQRVTALGRNAPTRVDQVGAGTASSNELKAPEEWPDAALMSGVWTIFPHISIASFDGGGRGVMISQLFPGESALESYTVQNYLMEKPPTDEQRESADKMFGMLEFVVREEDYATGLRQQRALQSGARTHVLFGRNESGGQRFHGYTDRLIAMSDEELCKEFGG
- a CDS encoding amidohydrolase family protein; protein product: MPGDLTWLAQHREDVLEPELAICDPHHHLWDRVSHSERFLLDELLAEFGGHRVVSTVFVECAAFYRADGDEALRFVGETEFVQGVAAMSASGHYGEVRACAGIVSRADLTRGADVPRLLDAHIAASPNRFRGIRHASAFDPNPEIRRSHTAPPAGLLGDAAFRRGFAELERRGLSFDAWLYHHQIPELTALARAFPNVTIVFDHFGGPLGIGPYQGKRAEIFAQWKRDVAELARCENVVAKLGGLLMAINNWGFDKRPKPPGSEEIAATTRDWYLHAIDRFGPKRCMFESNFPMDRVSCSYPVLWNSFKRIASGFNAEEKKEMFRGTAERVYRI
- a CDS encoding TlpA family protein disulfide reductase encodes the protein MILDRLDPSAAEFARGTGWELKPEGACKAEVCMPVPASARRSDGRVNVPAVADALGMALVASEAHKLWALGPVSGGRALTTAVAPDLTLPQRDGNPFRLGSLKGTKVFMCSWASWUGCRMDLPVWQAVRNELRPLGVEIVLVAMDTNTSAATPIIDDAKTTYPQLLDPEHSLGALLGIINVPMSVWIDEAGMIVRPAEPAFAPRERGYGATELPPETPQRMREMLAEASKLDIDLQATITMLRDWARNGAKSRYVLTPEQVIERSAARPKSVSEAAANFELGQHLHRNGHEAAARPFFRAAHRLQPENWTYKRQAWSMVDPLQGPTEHYDSDWLSDVKKIGAKNYYARVEA
- a CDS encoding phosphotransferase; the protein is MSLAIPTPESITPAFFTELLRRAGHAGATVARFDATPVGTGQIGRCVRFAFELAGDAAGAPRTLVGKFPSLDPLSRQTGVQLRNYAREIFFYRELAARIPIGKPRCYYAEIAGEGPEFALILEDMAPAQQGDQLAGCTPEVARAALVELAKLHAPTWMDARLRGLDLIAEPNDERAAQGRDLYAAMLPAFLARFAPRLERDEQEIIAAVAKSQGPPHRYPATPWALVHIDYRLDNLLIDARTSPPRVSVVDWQSLVLGSPLSDAAYFLGASLLPEVRRPIERELVRSYHDALCAGGVRGYAWDACWQDYRRGAFAGFAVTVVASVIVQGTARGNDMFTAMARRHARHALDLGSAEFL
- a CDS encoding TIGR03857 family LLM class F420-dependent oxidoreductase, with product MTQMNELAFYTLAGQPNSPRELIDELQQAEALGIGACFISERFNIKEAATLSGAVGAVSREIGIATAATNHNTRHPLVTASYAMTMHKLTGGRFSLGLGRGIAPMFKAFGLPSITTAQLEDFAKLMRRLWRGETVVGHDGPCGKFPVLTLGPDYTGEIPLTFTAFGPNSLALGGRAMDAVVLHTFFTDETTARCVREVKAAAEKAGRDPAKVRVWSCFATIGDHLPEPVRLKKTVGRMATYLQGYGELMVRTNRWDPAALARFRSDPLVANFRGAIDARATTAELEQIAKLIPAEWLAPAATGSPARCVAKIREQLALGCDGVILHGASPTDLGPIVREYAKTRPVGKYDHLHANPAA
- a CDS encoding nuclear transport factor 2 family protein, with product MDAAVSTQLLQELAAKQAIAELSATYMRGLDRLDPGLVASAFHDDARVNYGFFAGAARDFVGFAMGALKDHLANHHMLGQILIELDGDRATGEVYFQAFHRIVTNGAEEDLFIAGRYLDRYERRGGVWKMSFRAEVNDWARTEPAADGYFTASPAGLRGGRKPSDYSYRRGDLER
- a CDS encoding aromatic ring-hydroxylating dioxygenase subunit alpha, encoding MAHDLTRPADSSLPPGAARCPGPSTRDLILADRDGAPDVLTTESYQFLGDEDISYERYTSRAFFEREMDLLWPRVWQWACREEHIPRVGDYVVYDIGRWSFVVVRSAPNEIKAYYNSCPHRGMQWKQPGTSGNTGSQFRCPFHGMSWRLDGSVREIPCRWDFPHIDEKTFRPDEAKVETWGGFVFINPDPNARPLREAIGVLPEHFAKWPLEDRYVAVHTEKIIPANWKMTLEAFVEAFHVLATHPEGLRTAGDANAQYDVFGENVTRFIHTIGSPSPHLRRPPDDEEMLKLMGAWDEKSAERLAQGTTARVLIAEKVRARLTEKFRTDLSRYSASELMDSIEYHLFPNMFLFPGVNLPMIYRFRPNGMDPDTCIHEILFLAPLPASGERPPPAPVVKLGEHDSYTTVHGFDPGLAFVYDQDTSNLRMQRDGAKTARKKGQTLGNYQEVRIRRFHLTLDKWMQP